One Methanobacteriaceae archaeon DNA window includes the following coding sequences:
- a CDS encoding VWA domain-containing protein, translating to MDKIVNFSNLLRQNGIPVSIRSTHTGKQVINLISEDDTLFKAALSSVYIKEEKHRSTFNRLFDEFFQGKKEDSVEEKKDEKTSKNLNKKLCSAKKNKKWNITYQEEDTGTKASELSSVEVNYHPPLNDYEDTCDETDLLFRDINTLNSFEPELFLLCQMMGRKIAMVRSRRQRQAKIMRPDVRRTIRKNLQYGGVLIDLLKSKPRVKKNHHFFLNDVSGSCDWISNWFFCLVYAAQNSFRRVRVFDFDNKSVETSSAMDEPNMMDAFIKVRDIRQKNLMIHGTSDMYQAFASFLDKVHLNRRSTLIILTDCRDWAGPKNEGKPQSADLVEKMTRKCRKVMVFNPEDKKKWDVVDSCVSHYQDAGAEIHEVRNLDQLAHLVRDI from the coding sequence ATGGATAAAATAGTTAATTTTTCAAATTTATTAAGGCAAAATGGTATCCCGGTTAGTATCAGAAGCACACACACCGGAAAACAAGTCATAAATTTAATTAGTGAAGATGATACTCTGTTTAAGGCAGCTCTCTCATCAGTTTACATAAAAGAAGAAAAACACCGGAGCACCTTTAACCGACTTTTTGATGAGTTTTTCCAAGGAAAAAAAGAAGATTCTGTGGAAGAAAAAAAAGACGAAAAAACTTCCAAAAATCTAAATAAAAAACTATGCTCCGCGAAAAAGAATAAAAAATGGAACATCACTTATCAGGAAGAGGATACTGGTACTAAAGCCAGTGAACTCAGTTCTGTTGAGGTTAACTACCATCCACCCCTTAATGATTATGAAGACACATGTGATGAGACTGATCTTCTCTTTAGGGATATAAACACCCTGAATTCTTTTGAACCGGAACTTTTCCTGTTGTGTCAGATGATGGGTCGGAAGATTGCCATGGTTCGCAGCAGACGACAAAGACAGGCTAAAATCATGCGTCCTGATGTTAGGCGAACCATTCGAAAGAATCTGCAGTATGGAGGAGTGTTAATTGATCTCCTCAAAAGCAAGCCCCGTGTTAAGAAGAACCATCATTTCTTCTTAAATGATGTAAGTGGTTCCTGTGACTGGATAAGTAACTGGTTTTTCTGTCTGGTTTACGCAGCCCAGAATTCCTTCAGAAGAGTTAGAGTCTTTGATTTTGACAATAAATCTGTGGAAACCTCATCAGCCATGGATGAACCAAATATGATGGATGCTTTTATAAAAGTACGTGACATACGGCAGAAGAATCTGATGATCCATGGAACCAGTGATATGTACCAGGCCTTTGCTTCTTTCCTGGATAAAGTTCATCTAAACCGCAGGTCCACATTGATAATCCTCACTGATTGTCGTGACTGGGCAGGACCTAAAAATGAGGGAAAACCGCAGAGCGCAGATTTAGTAGAGAAAATGACCCGAAAATGTCGTAAGGTTATGGTTTTCAATCCGGAAGATAAGAAAAAATGGGATGTAGTGGATAGCTGTGTTTCCCATTATCAGGATGCTGGGGCAGAGATTCATGAAGTTCGAAACCTGGATCAGCTGGCGCATCTGGTAAGAGATATATAA
- a CDS encoding serine/threonine protein phosphatase: MRKDLIELPSKGRALIASDLHGNLTDYLKIIDLWKKTSSKKQHLIFTGDLINAMDKEDDGSIEILESVMDEMKNNQNFHPLLGNHEWANIVQVPVYKAGKNQINSFENLIKKKFREEWEEKLTQYIELFKKFPISIKTSNGVFISHAGPPKHIESLEEIEKITRKGYLPNQPLYEILWNRYGDYTQKDVENFLHAIGCKVMIVGHTPVDGVLKYGKQIIISSSFSLGKKAYVLLDLEKEISRTSDVMKMVRYLN; the protein is encoded by the coding sequence ATGAGAAAGGATCTGATTGAATTACCATCAAAGGGTCGGGCATTAATTGCAAGCGATCTTCATGGAAATTTAACAGATTATTTAAAAATCATAGATTTATGGAAGAAAACTTCAAGTAAAAAGCAGCATCTGATTTTCACAGGAGATTTAATCAATGCCATGGATAAAGAAGATGATGGATCCATTGAAATCCTTGAATCAGTTATGGATGAAATGAAAAACAACCAGAACTTTCACCCACTTTTGGGTAATCATGAATGGGCTAACATTGTCCAGGTTCCTGTTTATAAGGCTGGTAAAAACCAGATAAACAGTTTTGAGAATCTAATCAAGAAGAAATTCAGGGAAGAATGGGAGGAAAAGTTAACCCAATACATAGAATTATTCAAAAAATTCCCAATTTCTATTAAAACCAGTAATGGTGTATTTATTAGTCATGCTGGACCTCCTAAACATATTGAAAGTCTGGAGGAAATAGAAAAGATTACCAGAAAAGGTTACCTGCCTAATCAGCCGTTATACGAAATTCTCTGGAATCGGTACGGTGATTACACCCAAAAAGATGTGGAAAATTTTCTTCATGCAATAGGGTGTAAAGTCATGATTGTGGGACACACACCAGTAGATGGGGTTTTGAAATACGGAAAACAAATAATAATCTCTTCCAGTTTCAGTTTAGGGAAAAAGGCTTATGTTTTGTTGGATTTAGAAAAAGAAATATCCAGAACCAGTGATGTTATGAAAATGGTTAGATATTTAAATTGA